From one Humulus lupulus chromosome 8, drHumLupu1.1, whole genome shotgun sequence genomic stretch:
- the LOC133794386 gene encoding ABC transporter C family member 12-like, producing MQRGDPAWVGYIYAFLIFSGVSIGVLTESQYFQNVMRVGFRLRSTLVAAIFRKSLRLTHESRKSFSTGKITNMITTDANSLQVNMIQICVL from the exons ATGCAACGAGGCGATCCAGCTTGGGTTGGTTATATATATGCCTTCTTAATCTTTTCTGGAGTG tcAATTGGGGTGTTGACCGAATCTCAATATTTCCAGAATGTTATGCGCGTTGGTTTCCGGCTGAGATCAACTTTG GTGGCTGCTATATTTAGAAAATCATTACGATTGACTCATGAGAGTCGCAAGAGTTTCTCTACAGGAAAGATAACAAATATGATTACCACAGATGCTAATTCACTTCAGGTAAATATGATTCAGATTTGTGTactttga